In Paenibacillus sp. FSL M7-0420, a single genomic region encodes these proteins:
- a CDS encoding glycoside hydrolase family 88/105 protein, with the protein MTTKRELANRQALEQKLERIWQYMRSERHQGDWAMDIDHWDWVPGVGVISLLEYGTVAGKDEVINYLLQWVGRNKQQAEGVRVINSLAPYALFPELYRLTRDPWLLSRAQEVAAWMLETAPRTREGALEHTVTEAVKFPEQVWADTVYMAVLFLARLAGLTGDRELAAAAVQQTLLHLRLLQDPATGLLFHGWNSRAGSHMSAARWARANAWVALAVPEIVALTASLTAVPQELYSRYRRLASALRQAQGASRLWHTVLDQPDYYEETSASAGIACGFLKAVKSGLLEDAYLESAEAALAGILPLIREDGEVQGVSGGTPVMPSIAAYNTIERYPALYGQGLVMQLLTEALDLGQMHQEQSEQSEETGSLDDEGRQEDDREG; encoded by the coding sequence TTGACTACGAAGCGGGAGTTAGCGAACAGGCAGGCATTAGAGCAGAAGCTGGAGCGAATCTGGCAATACATGCGCTCCGAACGGCACCAGGGCGATTGGGCAATGGATATAGATCATTGGGACTGGGTGCCCGGCGTGGGTGTCATATCATTGTTGGAGTACGGTACAGTTGCTGGTAAGGATGAGGTGATTAATTATCTGCTGCAATGGGTTGGGCGGAATAAGCAGCAGGCCGAGGGGGTTCGGGTTATTAATTCCCTGGCTCCCTACGCGCTCTTTCCTGAGCTGTACCGGCTGACCCGGGACCCTTGGTTGCTCAGCCGGGCGCAGGAGGTTGCCGCATGGATGCTGGAGACTGCCCCCCGGACCCGGGAAGGGGCACTGGAGCATACGGTGACAGAGGCGGTGAAATTCCCGGAACAGGTATGGGCCGATACGGTGTACATGGCTGTGCTGTTCCTGGCCCGGCTTGCCGGCCTGACCGGAGACCGGGAGCTTGCCGCCGCTGCCGTGCAGCAGACGCTGCTGCACCTCCGGCTGCTCCAGGACCCGGCGACGGGGCTGTTGTTCCATGGCTGGAACAGCCGGGCAGGCAGCCATATGTCGGCAGCCCGCTGGGCCCGGGCCAATGCCTGGGTGGCACTTGCCGTCCCGGAGATTGTGGCCCTGACGGCAAGCCTGACTGCCGTTCCGCAGGAGCTATACAGCCGGTACCGCAGGCTTGCTTCTGCCCTGCGGCAGGCTCAGGGGGCCAGCCGCTTGTGGCATACGGTGCTCGATCAGCCGGATTATTATGAGGAGACCTCGGCCAGCGCCGGGATTGCCTGCGGCTTCCTGAAGGCGGTGAAAAGCGGACTGCTGGAGGATGCCTATCTGGAGAGCGCGGAGGCGGCACTTGCGGGGATTCTTCCGCTCATCCGTGAAGACGGTGAGGTGCAGGGGGTCTCGGGAGGCACCCCGGTCATGCCGTCGATAGCAGCCTATAACACCATTGAGAGATACCCGGCACTGTATGGGCAAGGGCTGGTGATGCAGCTGCTGACAGAGGCTCTGGATCTGGGGCAGATGCATCAGGAACAATCTGAGCAATCGGAGGAGACGGGTTCATTAGATGATGAAGGAAGGCAGGAGGATGACCGTGAAGGATAA
- a CDS encoding glycoside hydrolase family 3 protein, with protein sequence MMQKPLSKEEQEWVEDTLEAMSLRELIGQTMQDHAGRLPFKGDDEAGLRRYLEQYPVGSFFIGGEVIQKAAGKAEDYRDWAGMLQGISRFPLLFSGDLEFGAGSAVRSLTAFPPLLALAAADDEDLAYEYGKYTALEGRAAGFTWALAPGTDLLLNWMNPVITTRCLGDEAGRAARLAAAVMRGMQEHGLAACAKHFPGDGVDYRDQHIITTINSLSEEEWFATYGQVAGEMISQGVMSYMTGHIALPWIEDGAGGAGSKPVPATVSERITTGLLRERLGFDGVVLSDALDMGGFLSWGDYTQRIIDCFNCGTDVLLWPGVRYFAVMEQAVEDGRVSRERLKASVRRILELKARLGVHAARAGGADGRALPLLDDKLPPGLDRQVRQFSRELAGRCITLVRNRTGQLPLNPQEVRRVLVIMMNKVTEGRRYERMNLFVEQLKARGLAVDILDEFEPLTTLRQWELSGVRWDAAFAPYFLPLHGMMNTARPVGEAAKAIWAMQQAETVRPIGISFATPYLLQDIPFLDTLVNAYSLHEDTVELTVKALFGEIPFQGSSPVKAEIQAGDYGSGRLQMS encoded by the coding sequence ATGATGCAGAAGCCGTTAAGCAAGGAAGAACAGGAGTGGGTGGAGGATACGCTTGAAGCAATGAGCCTCCGTGAGCTGATCGGGCAGACGATGCAGGACCATGCAGGCAGACTGCCGTTCAAGGGAGATGATGAAGCGGGTCTCCGCAGGTATCTGGAGCAGTATCCGGTGGGCAGCTTCTTCATCGGCGGGGAGGTTATTCAGAAGGCCGCAGGCAAAGCGGAGGATTACCGGGACTGGGCGGGGATGCTGCAGGGCATCAGCAGGTTCCCTCTGCTGTTCTCCGGTGATCTGGAATTCGGGGCAGGCTCGGCCGTGAGAAGTCTCACGGCCTTCCCGCCGCTCCTTGCGCTTGCCGCCGCCGACGATGAAGACCTGGCTTACGAATACGGCAAATATACCGCGCTGGAAGGGCGGGCCGCCGGGTTCACCTGGGCGCTGGCCCCGGGCACCGACCTGCTGCTGAACTGGATGAATCCCGTTATTACGACCCGTTGTCTCGGCGATGAGGCCGGGCGGGCGGCGCGTTTGGCCGCCGCTGTCATGCGGGGCATGCAGGAGCACGGCCTTGCGGCCTGTGCCAAGCATTTTCCCGGTGACGGGGTCGATTACAGGGATCAGCATATCATTACCACTATTAATAGTCTGTCCGAGGAGGAGTGGTTCGCCACTTACGGGCAGGTGGCCGGGGAGATGATCAGCCAGGGGGTCATGTCCTATATGACCGGACATATTGCCCTTCCCTGGATCGAAGACGGGGCAGGCGGCGCTGGATCGAAGCCGGTCCCGGCAACCGTCTCGGAGCGGATTACAACAGGGCTGCTGCGGGAGCGGCTGGGCTTCGATGGAGTAGTGTTGTCGGATGCGCTTGATATGGGCGGATTTTTATCCTGGGGAGACTATACGCAGCGCATCATAGACTGCTTCAATTGCGGTACGGATGTGCTGCTCTGGCCGGGGGTGCGGTACTTCGCGGTGATGGAGCAGGCGGTGGAGGACGGACGCGTCAGCCGGGAACGGCTGAAGGCCAGCGTCCGGCGGATTCTGGAGCTGAAGGCGCGGCTTGGCGTGCATGCTGCCCGTGCCGGGGGAGCGGATGGTAGGGCACTGCCGCTGCTGGACGACAAGCTGCCGCCCGGGCTGGACCGGCAGGTCAGACAATTCAGCCGCGAGCTGGCCGGGCGCTGCATTACCCTGGTCCGCAACCGCACCGGCCAGCTGCCGCTGAACCCGCAGGAGGTCCGCCGGGTGCTGGTCATCATGATGAACAAGGTGACGGAGGGGCGCAGATATGAGCGGATGAATCTTTTTGTGGAGCAGCTTAAGGCTAGAGGACTTGCGGTCGATATTCTGGATGAATTCGAGCCGCTGACGACACTGCGGCAATGGGAGCTGTCCGGGGTCCGCTGGGATGCCGCCTTCGCCCCCTATTTCCTTCCGCTGCACGGAATGATGAATACCGCCCGTCCGGTGGGTGAAGCGGCCAAAGCCATCTGGGCCATGCAGCAGGCGGAGACAGTCCGGCCGATCGGTATTTCGTTCGCTACGCCGTATCTGCTGCAGGACATTCCCTTTTTAGATACCCTGGTGAATGCGTACTCTCTGCATGAAGATACGGTAGAGCTGACGGTTAAGGCGCTGTTCGGAGAGATTCCGTTCCAGGGAAGCTCTCCGGTGAAGGCGGAGATTCAAGCGGGCGATTACGGTTCAGGGAGGCTTCAGATGTCTTGA
- the hflX gene encoding GTPase HflX codes for MEHVQQKAVIVGMQLQNDTNFAYSMEELRNLAAACEIEVVAELSQKSSRVNPSHYIGTGKIQELALLMEQHEAPIVIFNDELSPSQIRNLESSLDREVIDRTILILNIFASRAKTKEAQLQVEVAQLQYMLPRLSGLRESLGRQGGGAGLKNRGAGETKLELDRRRIEERISALQLELQTQVARRQIQRKQRHKNEVPVVCLVGYTNTGKSSLMNTLVETYHPGSGKGVLAKDMLFATLETSVRSIALPDHKTFLLTDTVGFVSQLPHHLVKAFRSTLEEVTEADLLIHVVDIADPQHEQHMAVTNETLKALGADGIPTLYAYNKADLREDPYPQVEDNSVTLSAKQNRGVAELVTLIRSRIFTDYVQCEILVPFDRGSIVSYFNEHADVQSVSYEEQGTRLKLECRAADYERFRDDFVELPQ; via the coding sequence ATGGAACACGTACAACAGAAAGCCGTTATCGTCGGCATGCAGCTGCAGAACGACACGAACTTCGCTTATTCAATGGAGGAGCTGCGCAATCTGGCAGCCGCCTGCGAGATTGAGGTCGTGGCTGAGCTTAGCCAGAAATCCAGCCGGGTGAACCCCTCGCATTACATCGGGACCGGCAAAATCCAGGAGCTGGCGCTGCTGATGGAGCAGCATGAAGCACCGATCGTTATTTTCAACGATGAGCTGTCCCCCTCCCAGATCCGCAATCTGGAGTCATCACTGGACCGCGAGGTCATTGACCGGACCATTCTGATTCTGAATATCTTCGCCTCACGGGCGAAGACCAAGGAAGCCCAGCTGCAGGTAGAGGTCGCACAGCTGCAATACATGCTCCCCCGCCTGAGCGGCTTGCGTGAATCTCTCGGCAGACAGGGCGGCGGGGCCGGCCTGAAGAACCGGGGAGCCGGGGAAACGAAGCTGGAGCTGGACCGCAGACGGATTGAAGAACGGATCTCCGCGCTGCAGTTAGAGCTGCAGACGCAGGTCGCAAGGCGTCAGATCCAGCGTAAGCAGCGGCATAAGAATGAGGTGCCTGTGGTCTGTCTGGTCGGCTACACCAACACCGGCAAGTCCAGCTTAATGAACACCCTGGTAGAGACCTATCATCCCGGTTCGGGCAAAGGCGTGCTTGCCAAGGATATGCTGTTCGCGACGCTGGAGACCTCAGTGCGCAGCATTGCGCTGCCCGATCACAAGACCTTCCTGTTAACCGACACCGTAGGCTTCGTCAGCCAGCTGCCTCATCATCTGGTGAAGGCGTTCCGCTCGACCCTGGAGGAGGTAACGGAAGCCGATCTGTTGATTCATGTCGTCGATATTGCCGATCCGCAGCATGAGCAGCATATGGCGGTAACGAATGAGACCTTGAAGGCGCTAGGCGCTGACGGAATCCCTACCCTGTACGCCTACAACAAAGCTGATCTGAGGGAGGACCCTTACCCGCAGGTGGAGGATAACTCTGTCACCCTTTCCGCCAAGCAAAACCGCGGGGTCGCCGAGCTGGTCACTCTGATCCGCAGCCGCATCTTCACCGACTATGTACAGTGTGAGATCCTGGTCCCGTTCGACCGGGGCAGCATTGTCTCCTACTTCAACGAACATGCCGATGTGCAGTCCGTCAGCTACGAAGAACAGGGCACACGCCTGAAGCTGGAATGCCGGGCCGCTGATTACGAGCGCTTTAGAGATGATTTTGTAGAGCTGCCGCAATAA